Genomic window (Cellulosilyticum lentocellum DSM 5427):
AAGACAAACCATTAATACGGTTTCAAATATTATGGATGTAGGTGAATTTGAAGAACTTCACATTTCAGATATGGGAGAACGTACGCGTGTTTATGTTAAAGTTCAAGAAGGCTGTAATAATTATTGTAGTTATTGTATTATTCCTTATACACGTGGTAAAATAAGAAGTAGAAAAGAAGAGCAGGTTGTTGAAGAAGTAACCAAGCTAGTCGGACTTGGCTTTAAAGAAATTATTTTGACAGGAATACATGTGCTTGCTTATGGGAAAGATTTAGGTAATACTGATTTAATTCAACTACTAAAGCGTGTACATGAAATAGAAGGTGTTGAACGTATCCGAATGAGTTCTATTGAACCTGTAGCTATTACAGATGAGTTTATCTATGCATTAAAGGAAATGCCAAAGGTTTGCCATCATTTCCATTTATCTCTTCAAAGCGGTAGCGAAACGATTTTAAAACGTATGAATCGCAAATACACAGCAGTAGAATATAAAGCTAGTGTAGAGAGATTACGTACTCTTTGGCCAGATGTAGCTATTACAACAGATGTTATTGTTGGCTTCCCGGGAGAAACTGAAGAGGAATTTTTAGAAACAGTTGAATTTGTAAAAGATGTTCATCTTGCACAAATTCATATTTTCCCATTTTCACCTAGAGAAGGAACGCCAGCTGCTAAAATGAGAGCACAAGTGGCACCCGAAATAAAAGAGCATAGAGCTAAGGTTTTATCAGAAGTAGAAAAAACATTACGCCTAGCATATATGGAACAGTTTATTGACAAAGAACTAGAGGTGTTATTTGAAAAACATCATGAAAATGAAGTAACGGGTTATACAAGTAATTATTTAAAAGTTCAAGTAT
Coding sequences:
- the mtaB gene encoding tRNA (N(6)-L-threonylcarbamoyladenosine(37)-C(2))-methylthiotransferase MtaB gives rise to the protein MRKVAFYTLGCKVNQYDTEAVLEKFKEQGYEVVDFNEYADVYVVNTCTVTHLSDRKCRQMLRKTKKINSDSILVAMGCYAQIAADKIKDQVEEIDIIVGTNKRNEIVDLVDNFEKEKRQTINTVSNIMDVGEFEELHISDMGERTRVYVKVQEGCNNYCSYCIIPYTRGKIRSRKEEQVVEEVTKLVGLGFKEIILTGIHVLAYGKDLGNTDLIQLLKRVHEIEGVERIRMSSIEPVAITDEFIYALKEMPKVCHHFHLSLQSGSETILKRMNRKYTAVEYKASVERLRTLWPDVAITTDVIVGFPGETEEEFLETVEFVKDVHLAQIHIFPFSPREGTPAAKMRAQVAPEIKEHRAKVLSEVEKTLRLAYMEQFIDKELEVLFEKHHENEVTGYTSNYLKVQVLGNETIENTIQKVRIDAIKDEHLLVGHVITR